One stretch of Mus pahari chromosome 5, PAHARI_EIJ_v1.1, whole genome shotgun sequence DNA includes these proteins:
- the LOC110322125 gene encoding WD repeat-containing protein 38 has translation MNIRAPTRLAVGRVRFYGHHHGEVNCSAFSPDGRTLLTASDDGCVYVWGTKSGRLLWRLAGHRGPVKSCCFSPDGRLIASSSSDHSIRLWDVARSKCLHVLKGHQRSVETVSFSPDSKQLASGGWDKKAIVWEVQSGRSVHLLVGHCDSIQSSDFSPTSDSLATGSWDSTVHIWDLRASTPVVSYHNLEGHTGNISCLCYSASGLLASGSWDKTICVWKPTTNNLPLQLKGHTIWVNSLAFSPDELKLASAGYSRTVKVWDCLTGKCLETLKGMLDVAHACIFTPDGKLLVSGAADVTR, from the exons ATGAACATCAGGGCACCAACAAGATTGGCCGTGGGCAGAGTGAGGTTCTATGGTCATCACCACGGGGAG GTCAACTGCTCTGCCTTCTCCCCTGACGGCCGGACCCTGCTCACAGCCTCAGATgatggttgtgtgtatgtatgggggaCGAAGAGTGGGCGACTGCTATGGAGACTGGCAGGCCACAGAG gcccAGTGAAGTCTTGCTGTTTCTCTCCCGATGGCCGCCTCATTGCCAGCTCCTCCAGTGACCACAGCATCCGCCTGTGGGATGTGGCAAGGTCCAAGTGTCTACACGTGCTGAAAG GTCACCAAAGGAGTGTGGAAACGGTCAGCTTCAGTCCAGACTCCAAGCAGCTGGCATCGGGTGGCTGGGACAAGAAAGCGATTGTCTGGGAAGTGCAG TCTGGCCGCAGCGTGCACCTCTTGGTTGGGCATTGTGATTCCATCCAGAGCAGCGACTTCTCTCCAACCTCGGATTCTCTG GCCACTGGTTCCTGGGACTCGACTGTGCACATATGGGACTTACGGGCATCAACCCCAGTTGTGTCCTACCACAATTTGGAGGGCCACACTGGCAACATCAGCTGCTTGTGCTACTCAGCATCTGGTCTCTTG GCATCTGGCTCTTGGGACAAGACCATCTGTGTCTGGAAGCCTACAACCAACAACCTGCCTCTTCAGCTCAAGGGCCACACCATTTGGGTGAACAGCCTAGCCTTTTCTCCTGATGAACTCAAGTTAGCCAGTGCTGGTTACTCTCGTACG GTCAAAGTCTGGGACTGCCTCACAGGGAAATGCCTTGAGACTCTAAAG GGCATGCTGGATGTGGCCCATGCCTGCATTTTCACCCCAGATGGCAAACTCTTAGTGTCAGGGGCTGCTGATGTGACAAGATGA